A single window of Salvelinus namaycush isolate Seneca chromosome 11, SaNama_1.0, whole genome shotgun sequence DNA harbors:
- the nsun4 gene encoding 5-methylcytosine rRNA methyltransferase NSUN4 produces MAALMDTRILLRKIKDLRCLTPRRNRVKAKWAGSQPKYPATNLALQNFDATYSLQLGEQWPSVRVSMLCEQKYGALVNNFSTTEGVIADLQSQGCRDFVCQPVGVGGLERLQAPGFPLHDNPSTLESVGVSQDVAPPHLRTNIKCFVFPGGDISRFKPSRPDLYGMLGYYLMDAASVLPALALDVQEGHSVLDVCAAPGGKTLALLQTQAIRFLCVNDISVSRTYRLQRVLNSYVPKELLTEERMRITSFDGRKWGEIERDTFDRVLVDVPCTTDRHSVMEDENNIFKRARTKERQRLPQLQTELLLAGIEAVRPGGQVLYSTCSLSQLQNEYVVERAMHLAREEHGISLQVVDLRPITRLFKDTFHFAPDLHLGQLVLPHLTANFGPIYMCKLRRLN; encoded by the exons ATGGCGGCGCTCATGGACACGAGAATATTGCTTCGAAAAATTAAAGATTTACGGTGCCTGACACCCCGACGGAATCGCGTGAAAGCCAAATGG GCTGGCTCTCAGCCCAAGTACCCTGCCACAAACCTGGCCCTACAGAACTTTGATGCCACCTACAGCTTACAGCTGGGAGAGCAGTGGCCCTCTGTCCGCGTCAGCATGCTTTGTGAGCAGAAGTACGGGGCCCTGGTAAACAATTTCTCCACCACAGAAGGGGTCATCGCAGACCTGCAGTCCCAGGGATGTAGAGACTTTGTCTGCCAACCAGTTGGTGTAGGAGGTCTGGAGAGACTGCAGGCGCCTGGATTTCCTCTCCACGATAACCCTTCAACCCTCGAGTCTGTTGGTGTCAGTCAAGATGTGGCTCCTCCTCACCTCCGCACCAATATCAAGTGCTTTGTTTTCCCCGGGGGAGACATCTCCAGATTCAAGCCTTCTAG ACCCGACTTGTATGGGATGCTTGGGTACTACCTCATGGATGCGGCATCCGTTTTGCCTGCCCTGGCCCTGGATGTCCAGGAAGGACACTCTGTGCTGGACGTCTGTGCCGCCCCAGGGGGCAAGACCCTGGCCCTGCTCCAGACACAGGCCATCC GATTTCTGTGCGTCAATGACATCTCAGTGTCTCGTACCTACCGCCTCCAGCGGGTCCTCAACAGCTACGTTCCGAAAGAGCTTTTGACAGAAGAAAGAATGCGCATTACTTCCTTTGACGGCAGGAAATGGGGAGAAATCGAAAGGGACACCTTTGACAGA GTCCTTGTTGATGTTCCCTgcaccacagacagacactctGTCATGGAGGATGAAAACAACATTTTCAAGAGGGCCAGGACAAAGGAGAGACAGAGGCTGCCCCAGCTGCAGACAGAACTCCTCCT TGCTGGTATTGAGGCGGTTCGTCCGGGGGGACAGGTGCTCTACTCCACCTGCTCCCTGTCCCAGCTGCAAAACGAGTATGTGGTGGAGCGGGCCATGCACCTGGCCCGGGAGGAACACGGCATCAGCCTGCAAGTAGTCGACCTTCGACCCATCACACGCCTCTTTAAGGACACCTTCCACTTCGCCCCCGACCTCCACTTGGGACAGCTGGTCCTTCCTCACCTCACCGCTAACTTTGGGCCTATCTACATGTGCAAGCTACGGAGGTTAAACTAG